The proteins below are encoded in one region of Campylobacter helveticus:
- a CDS encoding BrnT family toxin, whose protein sequence is MLFDEEHSVDEERFLLLGMSDKSRILLVVHCHKENDTIRIISARKATSKERKQYKERL, encoded by the coding sequence GTGCTTTTTGACGAAGAACATTCAGTAGATGAAGAGAGATTTTTACTTTTAGGTATGAGTGATAAAAGTAGAATTTTACTTGTGGTGCATTGCCATAAAGAAAATGATACTATTCGTATCATTTCTGCTAGAAAAGCTACCTCGAAAGAGAGAAAACAATACAAGGAGCGTTTATGA
- a CDS encoding CopG family antitoxin — MKKYDEYKMKAEYDFSQGIRGRFYKPKKISTTLRLDDDILCILKKRASEKKIPYQTLINNLLREQCEGFQTALNNL, encoded by the coding sequence ATGAAAAAATATGATGAATATAAAATGAAAGCAGAATACGATTTTTCACAAGGCATTAGAGGGAGATTTTATAAACCCAAAAAAATATCCACAACATTAAGACTAGATGATGATATTTTGTGTATTTTAAAAAAAAGAGCAAGTGAAAAGAAAATCCCTTATCAAACCCTTATCAATAATCTTTTAAGAGAGCAATGTGAGGGGTTTCAAACAGCCTTAAATAATTTGTGA
- a CDS encoding HipA domain-containing protein produces MSDTFIFKHNKLYAKIQDKNYYLLKNDSFILANESINEILDILPEGLDLELMLHTFRLKEPLELLPYLKNNIGDFYFSKNINALSETSINSNLKLNQIFPNVLDLKINLSLQALKPNKEFKPLQRLSLSGYQHKLQVSIIDETIEENYADFILKPASDDFYNLAINEHLNVSFMQELGFKTPFNAIVYDERLKSYHYLIKRFDRDENGKALTQTSLNALMQSNDKYAGSIEQIADFLKTRLEEKEKIKFLTYIYANALLYNNDLHKKNISFLFKENKLLLSPVYDVINIYAVKGLANLQCALSIKGKKDKIKLSYFKQASEFLGIDFLDLKKSLQNIRELYLDLYPSYIEKLSQIPHLSGAKELKHLLLESYERNKRIFREEAQNQNNNLEAKVSELLREQESIDSMPKANDILMKGLDVSSNMEFDKEDLNDEANLTSQNTQNKTNILRRH; encoded by the coding sequence ATGAGTGATACATTTATCTTTAAACACAACAAACTCTATGCAAAAATACAAGATAAAAATTATTATCTCTTAAAAAATGATAGCTTTATTCTCGCAAATGAGAGCATAAATGAAATTTTAGATATTTTACCTGAGGGGCTTGACCTTGAGCTAATGCTTCATACTTTTAGGCTCAAAGAACCTTTAGAACTTTTGCCTTATCTAAAAAATAATATAGGAGATTTTTATTTTTCTAAAAATATTAATGCCCTAAGTGAAACAAGCATCAATTCTAATCTAAAGCTCAATCAAATTTTCCCTAATGTGCTTGATTTAAAAATTAATCTTTCTTTACAAGCCTTAAAGCCCAATAAAGAATTCAAGCCTTTACAACGCTTATCTTTAAGTGGTTACCAGCACAAACTTCAAGTTAGTATCATTGATGAAACAATTGAAGAAAATTATGCTGATTTTATTTTAAAACCAGCAAGTGATGATTTTTATAATTTAGCGATTAATGAGCATTTGAATGTAAGCTTTATGCAAGAGCTTGGCTTTAAAACACCTTTTAATGCTATTGTATATGATGAAAGATTAAAAAGCTATCATTATCTTATCAAACGATTTGATAGAGATGAAAATGGTAAAGCACTTACCCAAACAAGCCTTAATGCCTTAATGCAAAGCAATGACAAATATGCAGGAAGCATAGAACAAATTGCTGATTTTTTAAAAACAAGACTGGAAGAAAAAGAAAAAATAAAGTTTTTAACCTATATTTATGCAAATGCTCTACTTTATAACAACGACTTACACAAAAAAAACATTAGCTTTCTTTTTAAAGAAAATAAGCTCTTACTAAGTCCCGTTTATGATGTGATTAATATTTATGCGGTTAAAGGATTAGCAAATCTACAATGTGCTTTAAGTATTAAAGGTAAGAAAGATAAAATCAAACTTTCTTATTTTAAACAAGCAAGTGAGTTTTTGGGTATTGATTTTTTAGATTTGAAAAAGTCCTTACAAAACATACGGGAGCTTTATTTGGATTTATATCCAAGCTATATTGAAAAACTTAGCCAAATTCCTCATTTAAGTGGAGCAAAAGAATTAAAACATTTGTTATTAGAGAGTTATGAAAGAAACAAAAGGATTTTTAGAGAAGAAGCTCAAAATCAAAATAACAATTTAGAAGCAAAAGTGAGTGAATTGTTACGAGAGCAAGAAAGCATAGACTCAATGCCAAAAGCAAATGATATTCTTATGAAAGGCTTGGATGTAAGCTCTAATATGGAGTTTGACAAAGAAGATTTAAACGATGAAGCAAACTTAACTTCTCAAAACACTCAAAACAAAACTAATATATTAAGGAGACACTAA
- a CDS encoding CopG family antitoxin yields the protein MKKEYDFKNAIRNPYVDKNLKKQISINLNNSTIDYFKEMAKKKGVPYQVLINIFLNDCVNKKLDIIVG from the coding sequence ATGAAAAAAGAATATGATTTTAAAAATGCAATACGAAATCCCTATGTGGATAAAAATTTAAAAAAACAAATTTCAATTAATCTTAACAACTCAACTATTGATTATTTCAAAGAGATGGCAAAGAAAAAAGGTGTTCCTTATCAAGTTTTAATCAATATTTTTTTAAATGATTGCGTGAATAAAAAACTAGATATTATTGTTGGATAG
- a CDS encoding mobilization protein, whose protein sequence is MKNNAELSNKNEENIISKRILFNKKSLEMINMMLPAYKDEIDDNLKESEKISLFINLCVEKMFKKDFLDRIKEF, encoded by the coding sequence ATGAAAAATAATGCAGAGCTTTCAAATAAAAACGAAGAAAATATCATTTCAAAAAGAATTCTTTTTAATAAGAAAAGCTTAGAAATGATAAATATGATGTTACCCGCTTATAAAGATGAAATTGATGATAATTTAAAAGAAAGTGAAAAAATCTCTTTATTTATTAATCTTTGTGTAGAAAAAATGTTTAAAAAAGACTTTTTGGATAGGATTAAGGAATTTTAG
- a CDS encoding type II toxin-antitoxin system PemK/MazF family toxin, with the protein MGQIRTFDTKRIESYLSKVNKDELNKIKEKIARNILKYPST; encoded by the coding sequence TTGGGACAAATAAGAACATTTGATACAAAAAGAATTGAAAGTTACTTATCAAAAGTTAATAAAGATGAATTAAATAAAATTAAAGAAAAAATAGCGAGAAACATATTAAAGTATCCCAGCACTTAG
- a CDS encoding transcriptional regulator, producing the protein MDYVLKNKDKAVLKFKVENIETKSMVTNTIELNQKLVEIEIIESALFPKNLPLNDLERNLELWIKDRKVPQNRAFVENIIATYAINGKEQLMDYIDVSLGLSLNDSFWIVPKDKAYKWKDYNLYDNEFDEALEKASFGEELLKIKGLTSSPEYTTNGMLKKCWHRDNGVIYLYKANSKEYANGGKEAYSEYYMAQIAFLMNFTHISYDLKEFHNQIVSVCPIFTSENEGYLPMYQVFDNDEWKFAKRGELVDMIAQFYGVEKLQDLLVFDALIYNIDRHLGNFGMIVDNNTGKLLRVAPIFDNGYSLMNFLTLDELNNINNAKIEKISNFSYDFDTQLKLFIQPRHAENLEKLKHFTFKRHAKYNLSEEWLKPIESFIQQRATKALEFIKEKEALEEQTKIHQAEADLRAKEQRSDILETSSSESLKEITNAHANRVRKR; encoded by the coding sequence ATGGATTATGTTTTAAAGAATAAAGACAAGGCAGTATTAAAATTTAAAGTAGAAAACATCGAAACAAAATCTATGGTTACAAATACCATAGAACTTAATCAAAAATTAGTAGAAATTGAAATCATAGAAAGTGCATTATTTCCAAAAAACTTACCTCTTAATGATTTAGAAAGAAATTTAGAGCTTTGGATTAAAGATAGAAAAGTCCCACAAAATAGAGCCTTTGTTGAAAACATTATTGCAACTTATGCTATTAATGGTAAAGAACAATTAATGGATTACATTGATGTTTCTTTAGGGCTTTCACTCAACGACTCTTTTTGGATAGTGCCTAAAGATAAAGCTTACAAATGGAAAGATTATAATCTTTATGATAATGAATTTGACGAAGCACTTGAAAAAGCTTCATTTGGAGAAGAATTGCTAAAAATTAAAGGTTTAACCTCTTCCCCTGAATACACCACTAATGGTATGCTTAAAAAATGTTGGCATAGAGATAATGGAGTTATTTATCTTTACAAGGCAAATTCTAAAGAATATGCTAATGGAGGTAAAGAAGCTTATAGTGAGTATTATATGGCTCAAATTGCCTTTTTGATGAATTTTACACACATATCTTATGATTTAAAAGAATTTCATAACCAGATAGTGAGCGTTTGTCCTATTTTTACAAGTGAAAATGAGGGTTATTTACCTATGTATCAAGTTTTTGATAATGATGAGTGGAAATTTGCAAAAAGAGGTGAACTTGTAGATATGATAGCACAATTTTATGGCGTAGAGAAGCTACAAGATTTACTCGTATTTGATGCTTTAATTTATAATATTGACAGACACTTAGGCAATTTTGGAATGATAGTGGATAATAATACAGGCAAACTTTTAAGAGTAGCACCTATATTTGATAATGGCTATTCTTTAATGAATTTTCTAACCCTAGATGAATTAAATAATATTAATAACGCAAAAATAGAAAAAATTAGCAACTTCTCTTATGACTTTGATACCCAGCTCAAACTCTTTATCCAACCAAGACACGCTGAGAATTTAGAAAAACTCAAACACTTTACTTTTAAAAGACATGCAAAATATAATTTAAGCGAGGAATGGTTAAAACCTATTGAAAGCTTTATACAACAAAGAGCCACAAAAGCCTTAGAATTTATCAAAGAAAAAGAAGCTTTAGAGGAACAAACTAAAATACATCAAGCAGAGGCAGATTTAAGAGCTAAGGAACAGCGAAGTGATATTTTAGAGACAAGCTCAAGCGAAAGCTTAAAAGAGATTACAAATGCTCACGCTAATAGAGTTAGGAAGAGATGA
- a CDS encoding restriction endonuclease subunit S gives MRVYKPSGIEWLGEIPQHWENVSIRSCFTESNQRCNTDSYPLLSVTIANGIIYQDNIENKKDISNDDKSNYKIVPLNAVAYNKMRMWQGAVGVNTLTTGIVSPAYIVAIPNEKILPNFVSYLFKSKIMIGEFDKNSYGLCLDMNNLRYDDFRNIKIPLPPLQEQKEIAEFLDKKCEKIQNYINKKQKLITLLQEKKQALINEAVTKGLNPSIESKNSGIEYLGLIPHHWEVRRVATLGKFFKGSNISKNDLQDSGVCVVLYGDIYTKYEIKTKQFQSKIAENFAKDKTQILCGDLLFSGSGETKEDIGKCICYLGNEKAYVGGDVIVLRQMGQDSLFLSYVLNSDYIKYQKAVISKGEIIIHIYASNLRDLKIPLPPLQEQKEIAAFLDKKCEKINSAIEKTKKQIELVKEYKNTLINEAVCGRINLERK, from the coding sequence ATGCGTGTTTATAAACCTAGCGGTATAGAATGGCTTGGGGAGATTCCACAACATTGGGAAAATGTCTCAATTCGCTCTTGCTTTACAGAATCTAATCAAAGGTGCAATACCGATTCTTATCCCTTATTGTCTGTAACAATAGCAAATGGCATTATTTACCAAGATAATATTGAAAACAAAAAAGATATATCAAACGATGATAAGTCAAATTATAAAATTGTCCCCCTAAATGCAGTTGCTTATAATAAAATGAGAATGTGGCAAGGAGCAGTTGGAGTAAATACACTTACAACAGGCATAGTAAGCCCCGCTTACATTGTAGCAATTCCAAATGAAAAAATACTGCCAAATTTTGTATCTTACTTGTTTAAATCAAAAATTATGATAGGCGAATTTGATAAAAACTCTTATGGGCTTTGCTTGGATATGAATAATTTAAGATATGATGATTTTAGAAACATTAAAATCCCCTTGCCGCCACTACAAGAGCAAAAAGAGATTGCGGAATTTTTAGATAAAAAATGTGAAAAAATTCAAAATTACATCAACAAAAAGCAAAAGCTCATCACACTTTTACAAGAGAAAAAACAAGCCCTAATTAACGAAGCCGTTACAAAAGGACTTAATCCAAGTATAGAATCTAAAAATAGCGGTATAGAATATCTCGGGCTTATTCCACACCACTGGGAAGTAAGGCGTGTCGCAACGCTTGGAAAATTTTTTAAGGGGAGTAATATTTCAAAAAATGATTTGCAAGATAGTGGCGTTTGCGTTGTTTTATATGGCGATATATACACAAAATATGAGATAAAAACAAAACAATTTCAATCAAAAATAGCGGAAAATTTTGCTAAGGATAAAACGCAAATCTTGTGTGGTGATTTGTTATTTTCTGGTTCTGGCGAAACAAAAGAGGATATAGGAAAATGTATTTGTTATTTGGGTAACGAAAAAGCGTATGTTGGTGGCGATGTAATTGTATTAAGGCAAATGGGGCAAGATAGCTTGTTTTTATCCTATGTTTTAAATAGTGATTACATAAAATATCAAAAAGCAGTAATAAGTAAAGGTGAAATTATAATTCACATTTATGCTTCAAATTTAAGAGATTTAAAAATCCCCTTGCCCCCACTACAAGAGCAAAAAGAAATTGCGGCATTTTTAGATAAAAAATGTGAAAAAATCAATTCAGCCATAGAGAAAACAAAAAAGCAAATAGAACTTGTGAAGGAATACAAAAACACACTCATAAACGAAGCCGTTTGTGGTAGGATAAATTTAGAAAGGAAGTAA
- a CDS encoding type I restriction-modification system subunit M — MQIHQFQPIISFIWSVADDLLRDVYVKGKYRDVILPMTILRRLDAILEPTKDKVLETYNEDKDIADEDTLKDLLCNASETTFYNHSNFTLKKLLNDPKNIRINFENYLEGFSENIKDIITKFKFKNQLDTLDEAKILYGVIERFCSTKINLSMHDVKDDKGEVIHKGLSNLGMGYVFEELIRRFNEENNEEAGEHFTPRELIDLMTHLVFLPIKDRIQKGTFTIYDNACGSGGMLTESKDFITDEKGLIQSKATIYLYGQEINPETYAICKADMLIKGENPDNIKYGSTLSEDKLSGEKFDFMLTNPPYGKSWEKDQKELDVSKKGGITTCNDPRFQVGITSKSDGQMMFLLNQLSKMKKPSENNGVGSRIASVHNGSSLFNSDSGMVAIRRYIIENDLLEAIIALPTNMFYNTGIPTFIWILTNNKIESKKGKVQLINATKETYYTKMKKSLGQKQNNMTKEHIDKITNLFLANKENDDCKIFDNTEFGYTKITIERPKSIEFLVNDEKFQDLKDKDKILAKLQELDSNPQDFTSRADFIKFLDVKLKKAEENLLIDSNTTNNTEKIPLTQDIQSYYENEVKPYVPNSWIAWDTLNIGYEILFNKYFYTYTAPRSLESINKDLQDLEQETQDLLREIL, encoded by the coding sequence ATGCAAATCCATCAATTTCAGCCTATTATTAGTTTTATTTGGAGTGTGGCAGATGATTTACTACGCGATGTGTATGTTAAGGGCAAATACCGCGATGTTATCCTGCCTATGACGATTTTAAGGAGGCTAGATGCTATCCTAGAGCCGACAAAAGATAAAGTTTTAGAGACTTACAACGAAGACAAAGATATAGCAGATGAAGATACTCTAAAAGATTTACTATGCAATGCAAGTGAGACCACATTTTACAACCACTCAAATTTCACACTCAAAAAGCTCTTAAATGACCCCAAAAACATTAGAATCAATTTTGAAAACTACCTTGAAGGCTTTAGTGAAAACATCAAAGACATTATCACAAAGTTTAAATTCAAAAATCAGCTTGATACACTTGATGAAGCAAAAATCCTTTATGGCGTTATAGAGAGATTCTGCTCTACAAAAATAAATCTCTCTATGCACGATGTTAAAGACGATAAAGGCGAAGTTATCCACAAAGGCTTAAGCAACCTCGGTATGGGCTATGTCTTTGAAGAGCTTATAAGAAGATTTAATGAAGAGAATAATGAAGAAGCCGGCGAGCATTTTACACCCAGAGAGCTTATAGATCTTATGACGCATTTAGTCTTTTTGCCTATAAAAGATAGAATCCAAAAAGGCACTTTTACTATCTATGATAATGCTTGTGGAAGCGGCGGTATGCTTACAGAATCTAAAGACTTTATCACAGATGAAAAAGGGCTTATCCAATCTAAAGCTACAATTTATCTCTACGGGCAGGAGATAAACCCAGAAACCTACGCCATTTGTAAAGCCGATATGCTAATAAAGGGCGAAAATCCCGACAATATCAAATACGGCTCAACCCTAAGCGAAGATAAGCTAAGCGGCGAAAAATTTGACTTTATGCTGACAAATCCCCCTTATGGCAAATCGTGGGAAAAAGACCAAAAAGAATTAGATGTCAGCAAAAAGGGCGGAATCACCACTTGCAATGACCCAAGATTTCAGGTAGGCATTACAAGTAAAAGCGATGGGCAGATGATGTTTTTACTTAACCAACTAAGCAAGATGAAAAAGCCAAGCGAGAATAATGGCGTAGGCTCTCGCATAGCCTCCGTGCATAATGGTAGCTCACTTTTTAATAGCGATAGCGGTATGGTAGCTATCCGCAGATACATCATAGAAAACGACCTCCTAGAAGCCATCATCGCCCTGCCTACAAATATGTTTTACAACACAGGCATTCCCACTTTTATATGGATTCTAACTAACAACAAAATAGAATCTAAAAAAGGCAAAGTCCAGCTTATAAACGCCACAAAAGAGACATATTACACAAAGATGAAAAAGTCCTTAGGGCAAAAGCAAAATAATATGACAAAAGAGCATATTGACAAGATTACAAATCTTTTCTTAGCAAATAAAGAAAATGATGACTGCAAGATTTTTGATAACACCGAGTTTGGCTATACTAAAATCACTATTGAGAGACCAAAAAGCATAGAATTTTTAGTCAATGATGAAAAGTTTCAAGATCTAAAAGACAAAGATAAGATTCTAGCAAAACTACAAGAGCTAGATTCTAATCCGCAAGATTTCACAAGTAGAGCAGACTTTATAAAATTCCTTGATGTCAAACTCAAAAAAGCAGAGGAAAATTTACTCATAGATTCTAACACCACAAACAACACAGAGAAAATCCCCCTCACACAAGATATACAAAGCTACTATGAAAACGAAGTAAAGCCCTATGTGCCAAACTCGTGGATAGCGTGGGATACTCTAAACATAGGCTATGAGATTTTGTTTAACAAATATTTCTACACCTACACAGCCCCACGAAGCCTAGAATCTATCAATAAAGATTTACAAGACTTAGAGCAAGAAACGCAGGATTTATTAAGGGAGATTCTATAA
- a CDS encoding tyrosine-type recombinase/integrase: MFEFSFNFSKLNTRNEKREEKLEHLSDDEIQRLINTIERLKIQKEDYASFRNALLIKLVLYAGLRISESLKVRLCDFNEDEEDMLKINILAKGGKEQFAYIKKAYIDDELDYFKEYLKESNYIMQTHNGKLLNRSNAFIIINRIYAKALIHKKGLHLLRHILAMKLTSQNVNLVVIQKILRHASMQTTTIYAKANNEMLRKALGNLG, translated from the coding sequence TTGTTTGAGTTCTCTTTTAATTTTTCAAAACTTAATACAAGAAATGAAAAAAGAGAAGAAAAGCTTGAGCATTTAAGTGATGATGAAATTCAAAGACTTATAAATACCATAGAAAGACTAAAAATACAAAAAGAAGATTATGCAAGTTTTAGAAATGCACTTCTCATTAAATTAGTGCTTTATGCGGGGCTTAGAATTTCAGAAAGCTTAAAAGTGCGTTTGTGTGATTTTAATGAAGATGAAGAAGATATGCTAAAAATTAATATACTTGCTAAGGGAGGCAAGGAACAATTTGCTTATATTAAAAAAGCTTATATTGATGATGAGCTTGATTATTTTAAAGAGTATTTGAAAGAGAGTAATTATATTATGCAAACGCATAATGGAAAACTTTTAAACAGGAGCAATGCTTTTATTATCATTAATAGAATTTATGCTAAGGCTTTAATTCATAAAAAAGGTCTGCACCTCTTAAGACATATCTTAGCGATGAAACTCACCTCACAAAATGTCAATCTTGTCGTTATACAAAAGATACTAAGACACGCAAGTATGCAAACAACAACCATTTATGCTAAGGCAAATAATGAAATGCTTAGGAAGGCTTTGGGGAATTTGGGGTGA
- a CDS encoding BrnT family toxin — protein MKFEWDEEKNKTNQIKYGISFDVAREIFDDPFTLSFLDERFNYLEERWISIGQSKNDKIIVVAHLFYNEKGEEIIRIISARKATQKERKAYEKI, from the coding sequence ATGAAATTTGAATGGGATGAAGAAAAAAATAAGACTAATCAAATAAAATACGGAATTTCTTTTGATGTGGCGAGAGAAATTTTTGATGACCCTTTTACCCTGTCTTTTCTTGATGAAAGATTTAATTATTTAGAGGAAAGATGGATAAGTATAGGGCAGAGCAAAAATGATAAAATTATAGTCGTAGCTCATTTATTTTATAATGAAAAAGGCGAAGAAATTATAAGAATTATTAGTGCTAGAAAGGCAACTCAAAAAGAAAGGAAAGCGTATGAAAAAATATGA